One Antricoccus suffuscus DNA segment encodes these proteins:
- a CDS encoding biotin--[acetyl-CoA-carboxylase] ligase, which yields MISSDMPQHAPQPLRSVALAQYAAWHPFWTNIDVVAETGSTNTDLLAIASEGAPEGTVLVTESQVAGRGRLDRAWTAPPSRGLAVSFLLRPGAIATAQWGWLPLVTGLGVYDALRGLGIDAALKWPNDVQAGTDRRKCCGILAQAAGATSGTAPAVVIGCGLNVLESADELPSTGTSVALELPGVAIDRTDVLVRLLDGFARRYSQWYADPGGFELASAYRAACGTIGLDVTVALPGRDTPMRGVARDVDAEGRLVVETSDGVQAVSAGDVVHVRPAAP from the coding sequence GTGATCTCTTCTGACATGCCTCAACACGCGCCTCAGCCACTGCGGTCCGTGGCGCTCGCACAGTACGCCGCATGGCACCCGTTTTGGACCAATATCGACGTGGTCGCCGAAACGGGCTCGACGAACACAGACCTGCTGGCCATTGCGTCCGAGGGCGCCCCGGAGGGCACCGTGCTGGTGACCGAGAGCCAGGTGGCCGGCCGTGGCCGGCTCGATCGGGCGTGGACCGCGCCGCCGTCCCGCGGGCTGGCAGTGTCCTTTCTGCTGCGTCCCGGGGCGATAGCGACCGCCCAGTGGGGATGGCTCCCACTGGTCACCGGGCTCGGCGTGTACGACGCGCTGCGCGGCCTCGGGATCGACGCCGCCCTCAAGTGGCCGAACGACGTACAAGCGGGCACCGATCGGCGCAAATGCTGCGGGATTCTCGCCCAGGCTGCCGGCGCGACCTCGGGTACGGCGCCCGCGGTCGTCATCGGCTGCGGGCTCAATGTGCTCGAGAGCGCGGACGAGTTACCGTCCACCGGCACCTCGGTGGCTCTGGAGCTGCCCGGTGTCGCGATCGACCGCACCGACGTACTGGTCCGATTGCTTGACGGATTCGCCCGCCGTTATTCGCAGTGGTACGCCGACCCCGGCGGCTTCGAACTTGCCTCGGCGTACCGCGCGGCGTGCGGCACCATCGGTCTGGACGTAACGGTCGCGCTGCCCGGTCGCGATACGCCGATGCGCGGGGTCGCTCGCGACGTGGACGCAGAGGGGCGGCTGGTCGTCGAGACAAGCGACGGGGTGCAGGCGGTCAGCGCCGGTGACGTCGTACACGTCCGCCCGGCCGCCCCCTGA
- a CDS encoding nucleoside triphosphate pyrophosphatase has product MSRTSAINVVLASRSPARRAILRAAGIDPEVVVSGVDEDAVLASMGAASPAQQVIGLATAKATAVASKLGPVDGPTVVIGCDSMFEMDGEVRGKPIDEDDAVRRLSAMRGNSGILHTGHYVVRLDEDRTAHGAASTVVHIGEMSDDEIAAYVDTGEPLQVAGAFTIDGIGGWFVDKIEGDHTNVVGLSLPLMRTLLGQVGIPATDLLHGNRRSTA; this is encoded by the coding sequence ATGAGCCGCACTTCTGCCATCAACGTCGTCCTGGCGTCCCGGTCACCCGCCCGGCGCGCGATCCTGCGCGCCGCCGGCATCGATCCCGAGGTTGTCGTCTCGGGCGTCGACGAGGACGCCGTACTCGCGTCGATGGGCGCCGCTTCCCCTGCCCAGCAGGTCATCGGGCTCGCGACCGCCAAGGCGACCGCGGTGGCATCGAAACTCGGCCCGGTCGACGGACCGACCGTCGTGATCGGCTGCGACTCGATGTTCGAGATGGACGGCGAAGTGCGTGGCAAGCCAATCGACGAGGACGACGCGGTACGACGACTGAGCGCGATGCGCGGCAATAGCGGCATCTTGCACACCGGTCACTACGTCGTACGACTCGATGAGGACCGCACTGCACACGGCGCCGCCTCGACCGTCGTACACATCGGCGAGATGAGCGACGACGAGATCGCGGCGTACGTCGACACCGGTGAACCGCTGCAGGTCGCAGGAGCATTCACGATCGACGGGATCGGCGGATGGTTCGTCGACAAGATCGAGGGCGACCACACCAACGTCGTCGGGCTCAGCCTTCCTCTGATGCGCACTTTGCTCGGGCAGGTCGGCATACCGGCGACCGACCTGCTGCACGGCAACCGACGAAGTACTGCTTGA
- a CDS encoding NAD(P)H-quinone dehydrogenase: protein MTNIVIIGGGPAGYEPALVAEGLGAHVTLIDRDVAGGACVLYDCVPSKTFIASSEVMTNARNAQLRGVAVEGDSKVVIDVPVLHKHVKDLAAAQSADIKAALEKSGVNLVHGSARLGGAGDRGRHKVEISPEHGDSWTEHADVVLMATGASPRIVPGAEPDGERILTWRDVYDLPKLPDHLIVIGSGVTGAEFASAYNEMGVEVTLISSRDRVLPHEDGDAAQLIEDVFTRRGMKVMNNGRASTVVNTGDGVRVDLEDGRVVEGSHCLMTVGSVPNTKGLGLAESGVETDKGGFVSVDRVSRTNVPGIYAAGDCTGLLMLASVAAMQGRIAMAHALGEAVQPLKLKTVSSNIFTHPEIATVGIGERTIVDKAMDVRSVMLPLGTGPRAKMAGLTDGFVKLFCRPQTGAVIGGVIVAPYASELILPITMAVQNNLTVSQIASTLAIYPSFTGSITEAARQLVAHDDLS from the coding sequence TTGACGAACATTGTGATCATCGGCGGCGGCCCAGCCGGGTACGAGCCGGCGCTGGTTGCCGAAGGCCTCGGCGCCCACGTCACGCTGATCGACCGCGATGTCGCCGGCGGCGCTTGTGTGCTGTACGACTGTGTGCCGTCTAAGACGTTCATCGCCAGCAGCGAGGTGATGACCAACGCCCGCAACGCTCAGTTGCGCGGGGTGGCGGTCGAGGGTGACTCGAAGGTCGTCATCGACGTACCGGTCCTGCACAAGCATGTGAAGGACCTCGCTGCCGCACAGTCCGCCGACATCAAGGCGGCGCTGGAGAAGTCCGGCGTGAACCTGGTGCACGGCTCGGCCCGCCTCGGTGGAGCGGGCGACCGGGGACGGCACAAAGTGGAAATCAGTCCCGAGCACGGCGACTCCTGGACCGAGCACGCCGACGTCGTACTGATGGCTACCGGTGCCTCTCCGCGGATCGTGCCGGGTGCCGAGCCGGACGGGGAGCGGATACTCACCTGGCGCGATGTCTACGACCTGCCGAAGCTGCCAGATCACCTGATCGTCATCGGTTCGGGCGTGACCGGTGCGGAGTTCGCCAGTGCCTACAACGAGATGGGCGTCGAGGTGACCCTGATCTCGAGCCGCGACCGAGTGCTGCCGCACGAGGATGGCGATGCCGCGCAGCTTATCGAGGACGTATTCACTCGTCGCGGGATGAAGGTCATGAACAACGGCCGCGCGTCGACAGTCGTCAACACCGGGGACGGCGTACGCGTCGACCTGGAGGATGGCCGCGTCGTCGAAGGCTCGCACTGTCTGATGACGGTGGGTTCGGTCCCCAACACCAAGGGTCTCGGGCTGGCCGAGTCCGGCGTCGAAACGGACAAGGGCGGGTTCGTCTCCGTCGACCGCGTCTCACGCACCAACGTGCCGGGGATCTACGCCGCAGGGGACTGCACCGGACTGCTGATGTTGGCGTCCGTCGCGGCCATGCAGGGCCGGATCGCGATGGCGCACGCGCTGGGTGAAGCCGTGCAGCCGCTCAAGCTCAAGACCGTTTCCTCCAACATCTTCACCCATCCGGAGATCGCCACGGTCGGTATCGGCGAACGCACCATTGTCGACAAGGCGATGGATGTGCGGTCGGTGATGTTGCCGCTCGGCACCGGGCCCCGCGCGAAGATGGCCGGACTGACCGACGGCTTCGTCAAGCTGTTCTGCCGGCCGCAGACGGGCGCCGTCATCGGCGGCGTGATTGTCGCGCCGTACGCCTCAGAGCTCATCTTGCCCATTACGATGGCCGTCCAAAACAACCTGACTGTCTCCCAGATTGCGTCTACTTTGGCAATATATCCCAGCTTTACCGGCTCGATTACCGAAGCGGCGCGGCAGCTGGTGGCGCACGACGACCTGTCCTAA
- a CDS encoding acyl-CoA carboxylase subunit epsilon codes for MTEEVTPHDDASPAPGPAFRIVSGEPTDEELAALTVVLLAAASGDEPAAPKRVAGSWADPAHLARVPVRHGIGGWRAGALP; via the coding sequence GTGACCGAGGAAGTCACCCCGCACGATGACGCGAGCCCGGCTCCGGGCCCGGCGTTTCGCATCGTGTCGGGCGAGCCGACCGACGAGGAGCTCGCCGCGCTGACCGTCGTACTGCTGGCCGCTGCCTCCGGCGACGAACCTGCTGCACCCAAGCGGGTCGCGGGCAGCTGGGCCGATCCGGCGCACCTCGCTCGAGTACCTGTACGCCACGGAATCGGCGGCTGGCGGGCGGGCGCACTGCCATAA
- a CDS encoding acyl-CoA carboxylase subunit beta, with amino-acid sequence MTDTSNSQPQIDIHTSAGKLADLQRRNDDAVHAGSARAVEKQHAKGKKTARERIDMLLDEGSFQALDEFARHRSTSFGQEKNRPYGDGVVTGYGTIDGRQVCVFAQDFTVFGGSLGQVFGEKIVKVMDLAMKIGCPVIGINDSGGARIQEGVVSLGLYGEIFLRNVHASGVIPQISLIMGPCAGGAVYSPAITDFTVMVDQTSHMFITGPDVIKTVTGEDVGMEELGGAYSHNTKSGVAHYMGDDEEDAIEYVKSLVSYLPSNNLDEVPSFDVEADLEITADDLELDTLIPDSANQPYDMHTVIEHIVDDADFLETQPMFAPNIITGFGRVEGRSVGIIGNQPMQFAGCLDIAASEKAARFVRTCDAFNVPVITFVDVPGFLPGTTQEWDGIIRRGAKLIFAYAEATVPKITIITRKAYGGAYDVMGSKHLGADINLAWPTAQIAVMGASGAVNILYRKELAKAAERGEDVEAARQKFVNYYEDTLANPYQAAERGYVDAVIAPSETRTQVVRAMRALKNKRQTLPAKKHGNIPL; translated from the coding sequence GTGACCGATACGTCAAATTCGCAGCCGCAGATCGATATCCACACCAGCGCCGGCAAACTTGCCGACCTGCAGCGTCGTAACGACGACGCCGTACACGCAGGTTCTGCGCGGGCAGTTGAGAAGCAACACGCCAAGGGCAAGAAGACCGCACGTGAGCGTATCGACATGCTCCTCGACGAGGGGTCGTTCCAAGCGCTCGACGAGTTCGCCCGGCACCGGTCGACCAGCTTCGGCCAGGAGAAAAACCGTCCGTACGGCGACGGCGTCGTCACCGGCTACGGCACGATCGACGGCCGCCAGGTGTGCGTTTTCGCGCAGGATTTCACCGTCTTCGGCGGGTCTCTCGGGCAGGTGTTCGGGGAGAAGATCGTCAAGGTCATGGACCTAGCCATGAAGATCGGCTGCCCGGTCATCGGCATCAACGACTCCGGGGGCGCGCGGATCCAGGAAGGCGTCGTCTCGCTCGGCCTGTACGGCGAGATTTTCCTGCGCAACGTGCATGCCTCCGGCGTCATCCCGCAAATCTCGCTCATCATGGGCCCGTGCGCGGGTGGCGCGGTCTACTCACCCGCCATCACCGACTTCACCGTCATGGTCGACCAGACCTCGCACATGTTCATCACCGGCCCGGACGTCATCAAGACGGTCACCGGTGAAGACGTCGGCATGGAAGAACTCGGCGGCGCATACTCGCACAACACCAAGAGCGGCGTCGCGCACTACATGGGCGACGACGAGGAAGACGCGATCGAGTACGTCAAGTCGCTTGTCTCCTACCTGCCGAGCAACAACCTCGACGAGGTGCCGTCCTTCGACGTCGAGGCGGACCTCGAAATCACCGCCGACGACCTCGAGCTCGACACGCTCATCCCCGACTCGGCCAACCAGCCTTACGACATGCACACCGTTATCGAGCACATCGTCGACGACGCAGACTTCCTTGAGACCCAGCCGATGTTCGCACCCAACATCATTACCGGCTTCGGCCGTGTAGAGGGTCGCAGCGTCGGCATCATCGGCAACCAACCGATGCAGTTCGCCGGTTGCCTGGACATCGCGGCAAGTGAAAAAGCCGCCCGCTTCGTGCGCACCTGCGACGCGTTCAACGTGCCGGTCATCACGTTCGTCGACGTACCCGGGTTCCTCCCCGGTACGACGCAAGAGTGGGACGGCATCATCCGCCGCGGCGCCAAGCTCATCTTCGCGTACGCCGAGGCGACGGTCCCCAAGATCACGATCATCACGCGCAAGGCGTACGGCGGCGCGTACGACGTCATGGGCTCCAAGCACCTCGGCGCGGACATCAACCTCGCCTGGCCGACCGCGCAGATCGCCGTCATGGGCGCCTCCGGAGCGGTCAACATCCTTTACCGCAAGGAGCTCGCCAAGGCGGCCGAACGCGGCGAGGACGTCGAGGCGGCCCGCCAGAAGTTCGTCAATTACTACGAGGACACGCTCGCGAATCCCTACCAGGCGGCCGAACGCGGCTACGTCGATGCCGTGATCGCGCCGAGCGAGACCCGCACCCAGGTCGTCCGGGCGATGCGCGCGCTGAAGAACAAGCGCCAGACGTTGCCGGCCAAGAAGCACGGAAACATCCCGCTGTGA
- a CDS encoding glutamate--cysteine ligase, with translation MQIPFNPSERSSLGIEWELQLVDVKTRELTSGAVDILDEISPAGDDELPKAKLELMQSTVEVITGICQTVSEAQQDLAQTVRVVAAAAEKRGLALMCAGTHPFTDWNSQLISPKERYSQLVEDMQWLARRLQIFGVHVHVGVRSSDKVMPIVNALQQYIPHFLALSASSPYWTGDDTGLASARSKVFESLPTAGLPYQLADWDEFEVYMETLISAGAIDTISEVWWDIRPHPDFGTVELRICDGIPTLDEIGAVAAIAQCLVEQFDRELDRGYTLPAPKTWIVRENKWRAARFGLDADIVVDDKGTVRPVREAISDLVEELMPTAKRLDCVEQLEFVLQILEVGASYQRQRDVAKENDGDLTAVVDSLVGEMRNGLKPA, from the coding sequence GTGCAGATCCCATTTAACCCTTCCGAACGCTCAAGTCTGGGCATTGAGTGGGAGTTACAGCTCGTCGATGTCAAGACGCGCGAACTCACCTCAGGCGCCGTCGACATCCTCGATGAGATCTCGCCGGCGGGGGACGACGAACTTCCCAAAGCGAAGCTTGAGCTCATGCAGTCCACCGTTGAGGTCATCACTGGAATCTGCCAGACGGTCTCTGAGGCGCAGCAGGACTTGGCGCAGACCGTGCGGGTGGTTGCTGCGGCGGCCGAAAAGCGCGGGCTCGCGTTGATGTGTGCCGGCACGCATCCCTTTACGGACTGGAATTCGCAGTTGATCAGTCCGAAGGAGCGCTACTCGCAACTAGTCGAGGACATGCAGTGGCTCGCGCGCCGGTTGCAGATCTTTGGGGTGCACGTCCACGTCGGCGTACGGTCCAGTGACAAGGTCATGCCGATCGTCAACGCTCTGCAGCAGTACATCCCGCATTTTCTCGCACTGTCCGCGTCATCGCCGTACTGGACGGGCGACGATACCGGCCTTGCATCGGCGCGTTCCAAGGTCTTCGAGTCGCTACCTACCGCAGGCTTGCCCTACCAACTGGCGGACTGGGACGAGTTCGAGGTCTATATGGAGACGCTCATCTCGGCGGGCGCCATCGACACGATCAGTGAGGTCTGGTGGGATATCCGGCCGCATCCGGACTTCGGGACGGTCGAGCTTCGAATCTGCGACGGCATCCCGACGCTTGACGAGATCGGCGCGGTGGCGGCGATCGCGCAGTGCCTGGTCGAGCAGTTCGACCGCGAGCTGGACCGGGGCTACACGCTTCCGGCGCCCAAAACATGGATCGTGCGGGAGAACAAGTGGCGCGCGGCTCGGTTCGGCCTGGACGCGGACATCGTCGTCGACGACAAGGGCACGGTTCGTCCGGTGCGCGAGGCGATCTCAGACTTGGTCGAGGAGCTCATGCCGACCGCTAAACGGCTTGACTGTGTCGAGCAGCTCGAGTTCGTGCTGCAGATCCTTGAGGTCGGCGCAAGCTACCAGCGCCAGCGCGACGTCGCGAAAGAGAACGACGGCGACCTGACCGCGGTCGTGGACAGCCTGGTCGGCGAGATGCGCAACGGCCTGAAGCCGGCATGA
- a CDS encoding alpha/beta hydrolase, which translates to MSTPYRRRGVYLLITALVAILALSGCGRVVVLDGTAAPRYPQPDAPDVAKLPDLPAYKNTLTWSEFKDGVAKAISTGVKNGAVTDHSRIDQIVYKLADADHDDPGVQVVMATVLSMAKTQSKAPAQIAESGRSAEDGALAWAPCGDDGLECASLKVPLDYDNPGDTIEIKLDRYKAKDPDKRIGVLLGNPGGPGGSGIDFLPAWYGGLSDEIKDSFDVVSFDPRGVGQSDPFYCGPVSGSSDVNPDPKTKAEEDAYTEQAGKFADACAKAGKDMLKHMGTKDVARDVEKIRTAMGEDQISYVGYSYGTAIGQTYANMFPGKVRAFVLDGVMNTAVTKQQLSSAQTAAFDKALRRFSGSCEKVCTGLAQYLTTKLQDDNIESKYLSSSDYVDQTYLNIGISAALYSAKRWPYLAWALREAAADSDGTLLALSVDDYTGRSIFSGEYTSNGDDSFSAVMCRDFATSSLDDAYAMSRSDNRLHPVFANRPDVICNEWPVPPDPLGALTWPKGTPVLLVSTTGDPATPHEMGKSVAARNPSAVLLTHDGDGHTAYSNGDSCIDDKVNKFLLDVKAPKKGTVCK; encoded by the coding sequence GTGAGTACGCCGTACCGGCGCCGCGGCGTCTACCTCCTCATCACCGCGCTGGTCGCGATTCTGGCGCTGTCCGGATGTGGGCGGGTCGTCGTACTGGACGGTACGGCGGCGCCGCGCTATCCGCAGCCGGACGCTCCCGACGTGGCAAAGCTGCCAGACCTCCCGGCGTATAAGAACACGCTCACGTGGAGCGAGTTCAAGGACGGCGTCGCAAAGGCGATCTCGACTGGGGTCAAGAACGGCGCCGTCACTGATCACTCCCGGATCGACCAGATCGTCTACAAACTGGCCGACGCCGACCACGACGACCCCGGTGTGCAGGTCGTCATGGCGACCGTGCTCAGTATGGCCAAGACGCAGTCGAAGGCTCCCGCACAAATTGCCGAGTCTGGGCGTTCGGCAGAGGACGGCGCCCTGGCATGGGCGCCGTGCGGCGACGACGGGCTTGAATGCGCCAGCCTCAAAGTGCCGCTCGACTACGACAACCCCGGAGACACGATCGAGATCAAGCTCGATCGATACAAGGCGAAGGACCCGGACAAGCGGATCGGCGTACTTCTCGGCAATCCCGGCGGACCCGGCGGATCCGGGATCGACTTCCTGCCGGCCTGGTACGGCGGGCTCTCCGACGAGATCAAGGATTCCTTCGACGTCGTCTCGTTCGACCCGCGGGGCGTGGGTCAGAGCGATCCTTTCTACTGCGGGCCGGTCTCCGGTAGTTCCGACGTCAACCCGGACCCGAAGACCAAGGCGGAAGAGGACGCGTACACCGAGCAGGCCGGCAAGTTTGCCGATGCGTGTGCGAAGGCGGGCAAGGACATGCTTAAGCACATGGGCACCAAGGACGTGGCGCGTGATGTGGAAAAGATCCGCACCGCGATGGGCGAAGACCAGATCAGCTACGTCGGCTATTCCTACGGCACCGCGATCGGCCAAACGTACGCCAACATGTTTCCGGGCAAGGTCCGCGCGTTCGTGCTCGACGGCGTGATGAACACCGCGGTGACCAAGCAGCAGCTGTCGTCGGCTCAGACGGCCGCCTTCGACAAGGCCCTACGCCGTTTTTCGGGTAGCTGCGAAAAGGTGTGCACGGGGCTCGCGCAGTACCTCACGACCAAGCTCCAAGATGACAACATCGAGTCGAAGTACCTCAGCAGCTCGGACTACGTCGACCAGACCTACCTCAATATCGGCATCAGCGCCGCGCTGTACTCCGCCAAACGCTGGCCGTACCTCGCCTGGGCGCTGCGTGAGGCGGCGGCCGACAGCGACGGCACACTGCTCGCGTTATCGGTGGATGACTACACCGGGCGGAGCATCTTCTCCGGCGAATACACGTCCAACGGCGACGACTCGTTCAGTGCGGTCATGTGCCGCGATTTCGCGACGTCCTCACTCGACGACGCCTACGCGATGTCCCGCTCAGACAATCGCCTGCATCCGGTGTTCGCCAACCGGCCGGACGTCATCTGCAACGAATGGCCCGTACCTCCGGACCCGCTAGGCGCGCTGACCTGGCCGAAAGGCACTCCGGTACTTCTCGTGAGTACAACCGGCGACCCCGCCACGCCGCACGAGATGGGTAAGTCTGTCGCCGCGCGCAACCCGAGCGCCGTACTTCTCACTCACGACGGTGACGGCCACACGGCGTACTCCAATGGCGACAGCTGCATCGACGACAAAGTCAACAAGTTCCTTCTCGACGTCAAAGCGCCAAAGAAGGGCACCGTCTGCAAATAG
- a CDS encoding acetyl/propionyl/methylcrotonyl-CoA carboxylase subunit alpha: MSATLNKVLVANRAEIAVRVIRACKDAGIASVAVYAEPDRDAPFVRMADEAFALGGSTGAETYLNIGKIVDAAKQSGADAIHPGYGFLSENADFAQAVTDAGITWIGPSPQSIRDLGDKVTARHIATRAGAPLVPGTNDPVNGPDEVLKFAEEHGLPVAIKAAFGGGGRGLKVARTMEEIPELFHSAVREAEAAFGRGECFVERYLDKPRHVEAQVIADQHGNVIVVGTRDCSLQRRHQKLVEEAPAPFLTDAQRAEIHASAKAICKEAGYYGAGTVEYLVGVDGTISFLEVNTRLQVEHPVSEETSGLDLVREQFKVAVGEKLAYDEDPTPRGHSIEFRINGEDAGRGFLPAPGTVTTFVAPAGGGVRVDAGVESGTVIGGQFDSLLAKLIVTGATRKEALERSRRALDEMQIEGMATVLPFHRAVVRDPAFTALDEDGTEGDHFSVHTRWIETEWDNQIEPFEAAADALEESGPRQNVVVEVNGRRVQVSLPGELTFGGGGGKKKAAPKRSGGAKSGKAISGDAVAAPMQGTIVKIAVEDGQQVSKGDLLVVLEAMKMENPVAAHKDGTVTGLSLEAGQTITQGSVLCEIKD, translated from the coding sequence ATGTCAGCCACGCTCAACAAGGTGCTCGTCGCGAACCGCGCCGAAATTGCTGTCCGCGTCATCCGGGCGTGCAAGGACGCCGGCATCGCCAGCGTCGCGGTGTACGCCGAACCAGACCGGGATGCGCCGTTCGTCCGGATGGCCGACGAGGCGTTCGCACTCGGCGGCTCCACCGGCGCGGAGACCTATCTCAATATTGGCAAGATCGTCGACGCCGCGAAACAGTCCGGCGCCGATGCGATCCACCCCGGCTACGGGTTCCTCTCCGAAAACGCCGACTTCGCACAAGCCGTCACCGACGCGGGCATCACCTGGATCGGACCCAGCCCCCAGTCGATCCGCGACCTGGGTGACAAGGTCACCGCGCGGCACATCGCGACCCGCGCGGGCGCGCCGTTGGTGCCCGGCACCAACGACCCGGTCAACGGGCCCGATGAGGTGCTGAAGTTTGCCGAGGAACACGGCCTGCCGGTCGCGATCAAGGCGGCGTTCGGCGGCGGTGGTCGCGGACTCAAAGTTGCCCGCACCATGGAGGAGATCCCTGAGCTGTTCCACTCCGCCGTCCGCGAAGCCGAGGCCGCGTTCGGCCGCGGCGAGTGTTTCGTCGAGCGCTACCTCGACAAGCCACGGCACGTCGAGGCTCAGGTCATCGCCGACCAGCACGGCAACGTGATCGTCGTCGGCACCCGCGACTGCTCCCTCCAACGGCGCCACCAGAAGCTCGTCGAGGAGGCTCCCGCGCCGTTCCTCACAGACGCGCAGCGCGCCGAGATCCATGCCTCAGCCAAGGCGATCTGCAAGGAGGCCGGCTACTACGGCGCCGGCACCGTCGAATACCTCGTCGGCGTGGACGGCACGATCTCCTTCCTCGAGGTCAACACCCGTCTGCAGGTAGAGCACCCGGTCAGCGAGGAGACCTCGGGGCTCGACCTGGTGCGTGAGCAGTTCAAGGTCGCGGTCGGCGAGAAACTGGCGTACGACGAGGACCCCACCCCGCGGGGACACTCCATCGAGTTCCGCATCAACGGTGAGGATGCCGGACGCGGATTCCTGCCCGCGCCAGGCACCGTGACGACGTTTGTCGCGCCAGCCGGCGGCGGCGTACGCGTCGATGCCGGTGTCGAGAGCGGCACCGTCATCGGGGGCCAGTTCGACTCCCTACTCGCCAAGCTCATCGTCACCGGCGCCACCCGCAAAGAGGCGCTCGAACGCTCCCGCCGCGCGCTCGACGAGATGCAGATCGAAGGCATGGCGACGGTGCTCCCCTTCCACCGCGCCGTCGTACGCGACCCGGCATTCACCGCGCTGGATGAAGACGGAACCGAGGGCGACCACTTCAGCGTCCACACTCGGTGGATCGAGACCGAGTGGGACAACCAGATCGAGCCGTTCGAGGCGGCCGCCGATGCACTAGAAGAGTCCGGACCGCGGCAGAACGTCGTTGTCGAGGTCAACGGCCGGCGGGTGCAGGTCTCGCTTCCGGGCGAGCTGACCTTCGGCGGCGGTGGCGGCAAGAAGAAGGCAGCGCCGAAACGCTCTGGCGGCGCCAAGAGTGGCAAGGCGATCTCCGGCGACGCGGTCGCGGCGCCGATGCAGGGCACGATCGTGAAGATTGCGGTCGAAGACGGCCAGCAGGTCTCCAAGGGCGACCTGCTCGTCGTACTCGAGGCAATGAAGATGGAGAACCCGGTCGCCGCGCACAAGGACGGCACCGTGACCGGCCTGTCGTTGGAGGCCGGCCAGACCATCACCCAGGGTTCGGTGCTCTGCGAGATCAAGGACTAG
- a CDS encoding amidohydrolase → MSGWLASIDGWLRTHERQLIELRRQIHAHPELGIDVPHTTDLIERRLLEAGLSPQRFRGGNGLAVDIGQGPRIVGLRADIDALPLQELTNLPFASRIDGRSHACGHDMHAAFAMGAALALAQAPELPGRVRVIFQPAEETLGGAHMVIANGILDGLERVFALHCEPQVKVGQAGTRLGAITAACDLVEIHLSGPGGHTARPHLSVDLVDALARIVTTVPGLTSRSVDPRDGLSVVFGAIEAGSAPNAIPSEGVLRGTVRTLTRAGWTAAEDAVRRLVDEVAALTRASVKIDYRRGVPPVDNDVTSFSLLRTAMAGVVGDDSVYMPEQSMGGEDFGWYADYAPVGMGRIGVYPGSGPMSDLHQGTFVADERAILIGARVLAHTAIGSLTSPTSLPTG, encoded by the coding sequence ATGAGCGGGTGGCTCGCCTCGATTGACGGTTGGCTGCGCACGCACGAGCGTCAGCTCATCGAATTACGTCGCCAGATCCATGCTCATCCCGAGCTTGGCATCGACGTACCGCACACCACGGACCTGATCGAACGCCGGCTGCTGGAGGCCGGGCTGTCGCCACAACGGTTCCGCGGCGGCAACGGCCTGGCCGTCGACATCGGGCAAGGGCCGCGGATCGTCGGACTGCGGGCCGATATAGACGCGCTCCCTCTGCAAGAGCTGACGAATCTGCCGTTCGCGTCGCGGATCGACGGGCGCTCACACGCGTGCGGGCACGATATGCACGCCGCGTTCGCGATGGGTGCGGCGCTCGCGCTGGCACAGGCTCCTGAGCTACCGGGACGGGTCCGGGTTATCTTCCAGCCGGCGGAGGAAACCCTCGGCGGCGCGCACATGGTCATTGCGAACGGGATCCTCGACGGTCTCGAGCGAGTATTCGCGCTGCACTGTGAGCCGCAGGTCAAGGTCGGTCAGGCCGGCACCCGGCTCGGCGCCATCACCGCGGCCTGCGACCTGGTCGAGATACACCTGAGCGGGCCGGGCGGGCACACCGCGCGCCCGCACCTGTCGGTGGACCTCGTCGACGCGCTCGCCCGGATCGTGACGACGGTTCCGGGCTTGACCTCCCGGTCCGTGGATCCTCGTGATGGGCTCAGCGTCGTCTTCGGTGCGATCGAGGCCGGCAGCGCGCCCAACGCGATCCCGTCCGAAGGTGTCCTGCGAGGCACCGTACGCACGCTCACTCGCGCTGGATGGACGGCCGCCGAAGACGCCGTACGCCGGCTCGTGGACGAGGTCGCGGCGCTGACGCGGGCATCGGTGAAGATCGACTACCGCCGCGGCGTACCACCGGTCGACAACGACGTAACGTCGTTTTCCCTGCTACGTACGGCGATGGCCGGGGTCGTCGGTGACGACAGCGTGTACATGCCGGAGCAGAGCATGGGAGGCGAGGACTTCGGCTGGTACGCCGACTACGCGCCGGTCGGGATGGGCCGGATCGGGGTGTATCCCGGCTCCGGGCCGATGTCAGACCTGCACCAGGGCACATTCGTCGCTGACGAACGCGCGATCCTGATCGGCGCCCGCGTGCTCGCGCACACCGCGATCGGCTCCCTCACCTCACCGACATCTTTGCCAACTGGCTAG